One window from the genome of Cryptomeria japonica chromosome 6, Sugi_1.0, whole genome shotgun sequence encodes:
- the LOC131029050 gene encoding cytochrome P450 76C2, whose protein sequence is MEYSSPVYWFSVLVSCILLLLSVLLWRRKTKMPPLPPGPPAWPVVGNLFQLGKKPNDSLFALSRQYGPLMTVSLGMKKTVVVSTSAMAKEVLKTHDHNFAGRTLIQAMKVLSYHKSSLIWGQYGPYWRKLRRICTTEFLSPKKLQASHHVRRDSVFEMIRLIFEEHCVKGKSVPIGVTMNRTGLNLIGNMIFSTKVFDPSNPDCVELTNALTSWAKLCQKPNLADFFPWLGFLDLHGVGRKIGVELKRAQHCLDLFISNRLARSSTELGNEREARKDFLDSLLELRDQGDHDLSLTEIRSIVFELLVAGSDTTGATLEWAMAELIHNPHTMKRAQAELEEVVGRERRVEESDMDHLPYLRAVVKEVFRLHPVAPLLLPHRADSSCEIMGFVIPKDTQIWVNVWAIGRDPAVWKEASKFMPERFLEDEKSKMDFKGQDFDLIPLGAGRRICVGLPLADKMVHLILASLIHSFDWSLPDGISVEEMDMSDVFGIVLKKRLELQAIPTPRLPHSLY, encoded by the exons ATGGAATATAGCTCACCCGTGTATTGGTTTTCTGTACTGGTTAGTTGTATCTTGCTCTTGTTATCTGTTTTACTATGGAGAAGGAAAACCAAAATGCCTCCTCTTCCACCCGGACCACCTGCCTGGCCTGTTGTAGGAAACCTCTTTCAGCTGGGCAAAAAACCCAACGATTCACTATTTGCCCTCTCTCGTCAATATGGCCCGTTGATGACAGTCTCTCTTGGCATGAAGAAAACCGTTGTGGTCTCAACTTCTGCCATGGCAAAGGAGGTGCTCAAAACCCATGACCATAACTTTGCCGGGCGGACCCTCATACAGGCAATGAAGGTACTTTCTTACCACAAGTCCTCACTAATATGGGGTCAATACGGACCCTACTGGAGGAAACTCAGACGTATTTGCACTACAGAGTTCTTGTCTCCCAAGAAACTCCAAGCTTCTCATCATGTTAGAAGAGATTCAGTCTTCGAAATGATTCGATTAATTTTCGAGGAGCACTGTGTGAAGGGAAAGAGTGTGCCCATTGGGGTTACAATGAATCGCACGGGCCTGAATCTGATAGGTAATATGATATTTAGTACAAAGGTATTCGATCCCAGTAATCCTGATTGTGTTGAGCTCACCAACGCTCTTACATCATGGGCAAAGCTTTGCCAAAAACCTAATTTGGCTGATTTTTTTCCATGGCTTGGGTTTCTGGATCTCCATGGTGTGGGCCGTAAGATAGGAGTCGAGTTAAAGCGTGCTCAACATTGCTTAGATCTATTCATAAGCAATCGATTGGCAAGAAGCAGCACAGAATTGGGTAATGAAAGGGAGGCGAGAAAGGATTTTCTGGACTCCTTGCTAGAGCTGAGAGATCAGGGAGATCACGATCTATCTCTTACCGAAATCAGATCAATAGTTTTT GAGCTTTTGGTGGCCGGTAGTGATACTACAGGTGCGACACTAGAGTGGGCAATGGCGGAACTCATTCATAACCCACACACAATGAAAAGGGCCCAAGCAGAACTGGAAGAAGTTGTGGGTCGAGAGAGAAGAGTGGAAGAATCTGATATGGATCATCTGCCTTATCTCCGTGCAGTGGTGAAAGAAGTGTTTCGTTTGCACCCAGTTGCGCCTCTTCTGCTCCCTCACAGAGCGGACAGCTCTTGTGAAATAATGGGGTTTGTGATCCCCAAAGACACGCAGATTTGGGTGAACGTGTGGGCAATAGGAAGGGATCCTGCAGTGTGGAAGGAGGCCTCTAAGTTTATGCCAGAGAGATTTCTGGAGGATGAGAAAAGTAAGATGGACTTTAAAGGCCAGGATTTTGATCTCATACCACTTGGAGCAGGAAGAAGAATATGCGTGGGGCTTCCTCTAGCTGATAAAATGGTTCATTTGATTTTGGCTTCGCTGATCCATTCCTTCGACTGGAGTCTTCCTGATGGAataagtgtggaggaaatggacaTGAGCGACGTGTTTGGAATTGTGTTGAAGAAGCGTCTAGAGTTGCAAGCAATCCCCACACCACGCCTGCCACACAGCCTATATTAG